From Alienimonas californiensis, a single genomic window includes:
- a CDS encoding coiled-coil domain-containing protein: protein MSAPTPTTPPDQAAVRSEAALSEAEADHLLTRLKRDAAALSATELRALAVTLTDRRDAVARREAAVVAREERTETEVARREASAADRDARAADRERAAADRRREADERAASAERFLSDLERDRAAFAADRERVKAEIHAAKTACDGELDDRRSACQRELAAERAAWEQELAEERDAWEAERRAAESRLADERSALDRLRDQLTEDAAELDSDRDRLAADRRAFEEDQIAARDLLEQERAVLENRLNFRKAHLDRTAEELRQARGEFDARVQRVRAAMVRSAEIADGRRHGLDRFRDLLDKREESLARHAARSAEERTAAAADLAARRAAVAEDAAACELTRQESAAFTAKNRETLDARAAALDSREKSLTELREQLEAAHRETLTLRVAVEELLPRLKDAGPSAPVGLRLEESRRRVVAYLGEREESLSRRSAELEQAKRTLARQAEELETQRRLLTRWEAERRSAAAAREEELLRRAAAVAARDDLFDRARRRWSEETNKSGTMIRELLREMEDAVAAEIHDEPAIFKLPAPEELGAAKNDRRGLILPGGFRRAA from the coding sequence ATGTCCGCTCCCACCCCGACGACGCCTCCCGATCAGGCCGCGGTTCGTTCCGAAGCGGCCCTTTCCGAAGCGGAGGCCGATCATCTGCTCACCCGCCTGAAGCGGGACGCCGCGGCGCTGTCCGCCACGGAATTGCGGGCGTTGGCCGTCACCTTGACCGACCGCCGCGACGCCGTCGCCCGTCGTGAAGCCGCCGTCGTGGCCCGGGAGGAGCGGACCGAAACGGAGGTCGCCCGCCGCGAAGCCTCCGCCGCCGACCGCGACGCCCGCGCCGCCGACCGGGAACGCGCCGCCGCTGACCGCCGCCGCGAAGCCGACGAGCGCGCCGCCTCCGCGGAGCGGTTCCTCTCCGACCTGGAACGGGACCGGGCCGCCTTCGCCGCGGATCGGGAGCGGGTCAAAGCGGAGATCCATGCCGCCAAGACCGCCTGCGACGGCGAACTGGACGACCGCCGGTCCGCCTGCCAGCGCGAACTGGCCGCCGAACGGGCCGCATGGGAACAGGAACTGGCTGAGGAGCGCGACGCTTGGGAGGCCGAACGCCGCGCCGCGGAGAGCCGGCTGGCCGACGAACGCAGCGCCCTGGACCGCCTGCGGGACCAACTGACCGAAGACGCCGCCGAACTGGACAGCGACCGCGACCGCCTCGCCGCGGACCGGCGGGCGTTCGAGGAGGATCAGATTGCCGCCCGGGACCTGCTCGAACAGGAGCGGGCCGTCCTCGAGAACCGGCTGAACTTCCGCAAGGCCCACCTCGACCGCACCGCCGAGGAGCTGCGGCAGGCCCGCGGGGAGTTCGACGCCCGGGTGCAGCGCGTGCGCGCCGCGATGGTGCGGTCCGCGGAGATCGCGGACGGCCGCCGCCATGGGCTCGACCGGTTCCGCGACCTGCTGGACAAGCGGGAGGAATCGCTCGCCCGGCACGCCGCCCGCTCCGCCGAGGAACGCACCGCCGCCGCCGCCGATCTGGCCGCCCGCCGGGCCGCCGTCGCGGAGGACGCCGCCGCCTGCGAGCTGACCCGGCAGGAGAGCGCCGCCTTCACGGCCAAGAACCGGGAGACGCTGGACGCCCGCGCCGCCGCCCTGGACTCCCGCGAAAAGAGTCTGACGGAGTTACGCGAGCAACTGGAAGCGGCCCACAGGGAGACATTGACGCTCCGTGTCGCCGTCGAGGAGTTACTGCCGCGTTTGAAGGACGCCGGCCCGAGCGCCCCGGTCGGCCTGCGGCTGGAGGAAAGCCGCCGCCGCGTGGTCGCCTACCTCGGCGAGCGGGAGGAATCACTCAGCCGCCGGTCGGCCGAACTGGAGCAGGCCAAGCGGACCCTCGCCCGGCAGGCGGAAGAACTCGAGACGCAGCGCCGCCTGCTGACCCGCTGGGAAGCGGAACGCCGCTCCGCCGCCGCCGCCCGCGAAGAGGAACTGCTCCGCCGGGCCGCCGCCGTCGCCGCCCGCGACGACCTGTTCGACCGCGCCCGCCGCCGCTGGAGCGAGGAGACCAACAAGTCCGGGACGATGATCCGCGAACTGCTGCGGGAGATGGAGGACGCCGTCGCCGCGGAGATTCACGACGAACCGGCGATCTTCAAACTGCCCGCCCCGGAAGAACTGGGCGCCGCGAAGAACGACCGCCGCGGCCTTATCCTCCCTGGCGGCTTCCGCCGGGCCGCGTAA
- a CDS encoding arylsulfatase, giving the protein MAVLLTLGAASLCLGSALAADPADAGSAAKPNVVWFMADDLGYGDVGAFGATAVPTPNIDALAARGMKFTDFYAGSTVCAPSRSVLMTGLHTGHTPIRGNARVPLADGYVTVAETLQDAGYRTGLFGKWGLGEPGSEGVPTKQGFDEFFGYLNQHHAHNYYPAFLYRNEEVVPQPNVVPAGAAGREPRFGVGYAAKKGAYSAEVIHEEALQFVENSAKGPFFLYYASTLPHANNEARRRPGGGSEVPGLQYDTETADRYLPDYGAFADRDDWDDATKGQAAMIALLDKQVGELVAKIDELGLTESTLILFTSDNGPHNESGHDLDQFDANGPLTGLKRTLTEGGIRVPTIACWPGHVPAGTTSDHVAYFGDFYATAADLAGVEPPPGLDSISFAPTLRGYPDQQERHDHLYWEFYEQGSKQAVRKGDWKAIFRPLGSQTPALYDLSTDLAEQHDVAAEHPEIVAQMVAIAAAEHVPDPQWKPSGKVSNPTGPKRGKGSTR; this is encoded by the coding sequence GTGGCGGTTCTGCTGACGCTTGGCGCGGCGTCGCTGTGTCTCGGCTCCGCTCTCGCCGCCGATCCGGCCGACGCCGGTTCCGCGGCGAAGCCGAACGTCGTCTGGTTCATGGCGGACGACCTCGGCTACGGGGACGTCGGCGCCTTCGGGGCGACCGCGGTACCCACGCCGAACATCGACGCCCTCGCTGCCCGCGGGATGAAGTTCACGGACTTCTACGCCGGCAGCACCGTGTGCGCCCCGAGTCGCAGCGTGTTGATGACCGGCCTGCACACCGGCCACACCCCCATCCGCGGTAACGCCCGCGTGCCGCTGGCCGATGGGTACGTCACCGTCGCGGAGACGCTCCAGGACGCCGGCTATCGCACCGGCCTGTTCGGCAAATGGGGTCTGGGCGAACCCGGCAGCGAGGGCGTGCCCACCAAGCAGGGCTTCGACGAGTTCTTCGGCTATCTTAACCAGCACCACGCCCACAACTATTACCCCGCGTTCCTGTACCGGAACGAGGAGGTCGTCCCCCAGCCGAACGTCGTGCCGGCGGGCGCCGCGGGCCGCGAACCGCGGTTCGGCGTCGGCTACGCCGCCAAGAAGGGAGCCTACAGCGCCGAGGTGATCCACGAGGAGGCGTTGCAGTTCGTGGAGAACTCCGCCAAGGGGCCGTTCTTCCTCTACTACGCCAGCACCCTGCCTCACGCAAACAATGAGGCCCGCCGTCGGCCCGGCGGCGGGTCCGAGGTGCCCGGCCTGCAATACGACACCGAAACCGCCGACCGCTACCTGCCGGACTATGGCGCCTTCGCCGACCGCGACGACTGGGACGACGCCACCAAGGGCCAGGCCGCGATGATCGCCCTGCTGGACAAGCAGGTCGGCGAACTGGTCGCGAAGATCGACGAACTGGGCCTGACCGAGTCGACCCTGATCCTCTTCACCTCGGACAACGGCCCGCATAACGAGAGCGGCCACGACCTGGACCAGTTCGACGCCAACGGTCCGCTGACCGGCCTGAAGCGCACCCTCACCGAGGGCGGCATCCGCGTGCCGACCATCGCCTGCTGGCCCGGCCACGTCCCCGCCGGCACGACCAGCGATCACGTCGCCTACTTCGGCGACTTCTACGCCACCGCTGCCGACCTCGCCGGCGTCGAGCCGCCGCCGGGGTTGGACTCGATCAGCTTCGCCCCCACGCTCCGCGGCTACCCCGACCAGCAGGAGCGGCACGACCACCTCTACTGGGAGTTCTACGAGCAGGGCTCCAAGCAGGCTGTCCGCAAGGGGGACTGGAAGGCGATCTTCCGCCCGCTGGGCTCCCAGACCCCGGCCCTGTACGACCTGAGCACGGACCTCGCGGAACAGCACGACGTCGCCGCGGAGCATCCGGAGATCGTCGCCCAGATGGTCGCGATCGCCGCCGCGGAGCACGTGCCCGATCCGCAGTGGAAACCCAGCGGCAAGGTCTCGAACCCGACTGGACCGAAACGCGGCAAGGGATCGACCCGATGA
- a CDS encoding glycosyltransferase 87 family protein, translating to MWIAAAALLGAAAAAARDKPGDLPVYTRAAARAVAGGDFYDPADVPSFSYPPALVLAALPLLPLDDFGQRWAWWSLNLFLLGGILWTVKAAVTLALEVASETGESRTAEARRRVWAWGGLTALLAARFVLSPLQYQSHDLILLALLTAGAVWWTRGRDGAAGAACGLAAALKATPLLALPFFLLRRRWRAAAAMTAVGAATTILPDLLFRNPAGGPWVFTWIERFVRPVSAGVAPNVPGAWTRWNPLNQSLTGTLTRLTSAPTEAEHVPVQLILASPGVTRGLTLAAQAAVIAWLAWCGWRPRRDDRPAEPLAATVPPDVTATSDRLTPGLRCLAELSLVLCGMLLLSPMSSTQHFCLLLPGLAVVAARLIMTPRDKTNVLLTAVLLVLGPLPAKDVVGDYAAEVVRSGGGHTACTLLVLWATGRLLIRDRRAMARSVGEH from the coding sequence TTGTGGATCGCGGCGGCGGCCCTGCTGGGCGCCGCGGCCGCGGCGGCGCGTGACAAACCGGGCGATCTGCCCGTCTACACGCGGGCGGCGGCTCGGGCCGTGGCCGGCGGCGACTTCTACGACCCGGCGGACGTACCCTCATTCAGCTATCCGCCGGCACTGGTCCTCGCCGCCCTGCCGCTGCTACCGCTCGACGACTTCGGCCAGCGATGGGCTTGGTGGTCGCTGAATCTGTTCCTGCTTGGCGGGATCCTCTGGACGGTCAAGGCGGCGGTCACGCTGGCATTGGAGGTCGCGTCGGAGACGGGGGAGAGCCGAACTGCGGAAGCTCGGCGGCGGGTGTGGGCGTGGGGGGGGCTCACCGCGCTGCTGGCCGCGCGGTTCGTGTTGTCGCCGCTGCAATATCAGTCCCACGATCTGATTCTGTTGGCGCTACTCACGGCCGGAGCCGTATGGTGGACCCGGGGCCGCGACGGGGCTGCAGGCGCTGCCTGCGGGCTCGCCGCCGCCCTTAAGGCCACGCCCCTACTGGCCCTGCCCTTCTTCCTGCTCCGCCGGCGTTGGAGGGCAGCGGCGGCGATGACGGCGGTCGGGGCGGCCACGACGATCCTGCCGGACCTGCTGTTCCGTAATCCGGCGGGGGGTCCCTGGGTGTTCACCTGGATCGAACGGTTTGTCCGCCCGGTATCCGCCGGCGTGGCTCCGAACGTGCCGGGTGCCTGGACCCGGTGGAACCCGCTGAACCAGAGCCTGACCGGGACCCTCACGCGGCTGACGTCCGCTCCGACCGAGGCCGAACATGTCCCGGTTCAACTGATCCTGGCGTCACCCGGCGTCACCCGCGGACTCACGTTGGCGGCGCAAGCCGCCGTAATCGCTTGGCTGGCGTGGTGCGGGTGGCGGCCGCGGCGCGACGATCGCCCCGCCGAGCCTCTGGCCGCCACAGTCCCGCCGGACGTCACCGCGACGTCGGACCGTCTCACGCCGGGTCTGCGGTGCCTGGCAGAGCTGTCGCTGGTCCTGTGCGGAATGCTGTTGCTGTCCCCGATGAGCAGTACGCAACACTTTTGCCTGCTGTTGCCGGGGCTGGCCGTTGTCGCGGCTCGACTGATCATGACGCCGCGTGACAAGACGAACGTGCTGCTCACGGCGGTTCTGCTCGTGCTCGGTCCGCTGCCAGCTAAGGATGTCGTGGGCGATTATGCGGCGGAGGTCGTCCGCAGCGGAGGCGGTCACACGGCCTGCACCCTGCTCGTGCTGTGGGCGACCGGCCGGCTGCTGATCCGGGACCGGCGGGCCATGGCCAGATCCGTCGGCGAGCACTGA
- the trxA gene encoding thioredoxin translates to MAVQTFTDGNFQDEVLAADTPVLVDFWAPWCGPCKMIGPTIEELAGEYEGKVRVGKLNTDENPQVASSHNISSIPTVMLFKDGQVVDRVVGVADKSKFAAMLDSHS, encoded by the coding sequence ATGGCCGTTCAAACTTTCACCGACGGCAACTTCCAGGACGAAGTTCTCGCCGCCGACACCCCCGTCCTCGTCGACTTCTGGGCCCCGTGGTGCGGCCCCTGCAAGATGATCGGCCCGACCATCGAAGAGCTGGCCGGCGAGTATGAGGGCAAGGTCCGCGTCGGTAAGCTCAATACCGACGAGAACCCCCAAGTCGCCAGCAGCCACAATATCTCCTCGATCCCGACCGTGATGCTGTTCAAGGACGGCCAGGTCGTGGACCGTGTGGTTGGCGTGGCCGACAAGAGCAAGTTCGCTGCCATGCTCGACAGCCACTCCTGA
- a CDS encoding ATP-binding cassette domain-containing protein, translated as MFALADVTKSFGGRRRGTAPTVVLDRLSLTFEPKRTTALIGPSGCGKSTVLRLLIGLLRPDDGVVTAHGDPLPPDNTAALRALRHRVGYVIQDGGLFPHLSARGNATLLARHLGWGTDRIEARLHTLCMLCRFDPDLLDRRPARLSGGQRQRIGLLRALFCDPDALLMDEPLGALDPIVRDELQGELAELFASLKKTVVIVTHDLAEAARMSPDLVLLSGGRVAQRGAYEDLRDAPADRFVERFVTAQRGLPG; from the coding sequence GTGTTCGCCCTCGCCGACGTGACCAAAAGCTTCGGGGGGCGCCGTCGCGGGACGGCGCCGACGGTGGTGCTGGATCGGCTCTCGCTGACCTTCGAACCGAAGCGCACCACGGCGCTGATCGGCCCCAGCGGGTGCGGCAAGTCGACGGTGCTGCGGCTGCTCATCGGCCTGCTCCGTCCGGACGATGGCGTCGTCACCGCCCACGGCGATCCCCTGCCGCCCGACAACACCGCGGCGCTGCGGGCCCTGCGGCACCGCGTGGGTTACGTCATCCAGGACGGCGGCCTGTTCCCGCACCTTTCCGCCCGCGGCAACGCCACGCTGCTGGCCCGGCACCTCGGCTGGGGCACGGACCGCATCGAGGCCCGGCTGCATACCCTCTGCATGCTCTGCCGGTTCGATCCTGATCTGTTGGACCGCCGCCCGGCCCGGCTCTCGGGCGGTCAGCGGCAGCGGATCGGGCTGCTGCGGGCCCTCTTCTGCGACCCCGACGCCCTGCTGATGGACGAACCGCTCGGCGCCCTGGACCCGATCGTCCGCGACGAGTTGCAGGGCGAACTGGCCGAACTGTTCGCCTCCCTGAAGAAGACTGTGGTGATCGTCACCCACGACCTCGCCGAGGCCGCCCGCATGAGCCCGGACCTCGTGCTGCTCTCCGGCGGCCGCGTCGCCCAGCGGGGGGCCTACGAAGACCTGCGGGACGCCCCGGCGGACCGCTTCGTCGAACGCTTCGTCACCGCCCAGCGGGGCCTGCCGGGATGA
- the accC gene encoding acetyl-CoA carboxylase biotin carboxylase subunit translates to MFQRLLIANRGEIALRVIRACRELGVESVAVYSSADRGAAYLDLADQKICIGPPAASESYLSIKHLISAAELGNVQAIHPGYGFLSESAHFAEVCRSCNIAFIGPPEEAMRKLGDKVTARSIAQEAKVPTVPGSDGLVTDENKAVELAEKIGYPVLIKATAGGGGKGMRVARNDIALKAGLKAAAQEAEKAFSNAGVYLEKYIEKARHVEVQILADTHGNAVHLWERDCSMQRKHQKLVEESPAPNLPASVRKELCAAAVRLVKTAGYYNAGTVEFLLDVRDNKFYFIEVNARIQVEHPVTELVTGIDLVKEQIRVAAGEKLSFKQKNIPAEGSAIEVRINAEDPANDFRGCPGTITALRIPGGPGVRWDSHVYTGYTVPPFYDSLIGKLLVHRATRGEAIATMKRALAEFHIEGVKTTVPLLREIIANETFRDGTMDTTFVERTF, encoded by the coding sequence ATGTTTCAACGTTTGCTCATCGCCAACCGCGGGGAGATCGCCCTGCGGGTCATCCGCGCCTGCCGCGAACTGGGGGTGGAATCCGTCGCGGTCTACAGTTCCGCCGACCGCGGCGCCGCCTACCTGGACCTCGCCGATCAGAAGATCTGCATCGGCCCGCCGGCGGCGTCGGAGTCCTACCTTTCGATCAAGCACCTGATCAGTGCCGCGGAGCTGGGCAACGTCCAGGCGATCCACCCGGGGTATGGCTTTCTGTCGGAAAGCGCGCACTTCGCGGAGGTCTGCCGGAGCTGCAACATCGCCTTTATCGGCCCCCCCGAGGAGGCGATGCGCAAGCTCGGCGACAAGGTCACCGCCCGCTCCATCGCTCAGGAGGCGAAGGTGCCCACCGTGCCCGGCAGCGACGGGCTGGTGACGGACGAAAATAAGGCCGTCGAACTGGCGGAGAAGATCGGCTACCCGGTCCTCATCAAAGCCACCGCCGGCGGCGGCGGCAAAGGCATGCGGGTCGCCCGCAACGACATCGCCCTCAAGGCCGGATTAAAGGCCGCCGCCCAGGAGGCGGAAAAGGCGTTCAGCAACGCCGGCGTCTATCTCGAAAAATACATTGAGAAGGCCCGGCACGTCGAGGTGCAGATCCTCGCGGACACCCACGGCAACGCCGTGCACCTGTGGGAACGCGACTGCTCCATGCAGCGCAAGCATCAGAAGTTGGTCGAGGAAAGCCCCGCGCCGAACCTGCCGGCCTCGGTTCGCAAGGAACTCTGCGCCGCGGCCGTCCGGCTGGTGAAGACGGCCGGGTATTACAACGCCGGCACGGTCGAGTTCCTGCTGGACGTGCGGGACAATAAGTTCTACTTCATCGAGGTGAACGCCCGCATTCAGGTGGAGCACCCGGTCACGGAACTGGTGACGGGCATCGACTTGGTCAAGGAGCAGATCCGCGTCGCCGCCGGCGAGAAGCTGTCGTTCAAGCAGAAAAACATCCCGGCGGAGGGCTCGGCGATTGAGGTCCGCATTAACGCCGAGGACCCGGCCAACGACTTCCGCGGCTGCCCCGGCACAATCACCGCCCTCCGCATTCCCGGCGGCCCCGGCGTGCGGTGGGACAGCCACGTCTATACCGGCTATACCGTCCCGCCCTTCTACGACAGCCTGATCGGCAAGCTGCTGGTCCACCGCGCGACCCGGGGCGAAGCCATCGCCACGATGAAGCGGGCGCTGGCGGAGTTTCATATCGAAGGCGTCAAAACGACGGTCCCCCTGCTGCGGGAGATCATCGCCAACGAAACCTTCCGCGACGGCACGATGGACACCACCTTCGTCGAGCGCACGTTTTAG
- the purN gene encoding phosphoribosylglycinamide formyltransferase has product MANDLDQNGPRRPLAAPLERPVRLACLISGGGRTVLNLHEQIVAGGLNAEIVCVLASRPCAGVGRCEEAGLAVEVVAPRSFPDEAAYGEAVWSRIEASGADLVVLAGFLSRLPIPKRWDLRVLNIHPSLLPAFGGAGMYGDRVHRAALARGVTVSGCTVHLVTEEYDAGPIVLQAVVPVEPDDDADALAARVFAAECEALPEAIRRWASGRLAVSGNRVRRMS; this is encoded by the coding sequence GTGGCGAATGATCTCGACCAGAACGGCCCCCGGCGCCCGTTGGCGGCGCCGCTGGAGCGGCCGGTGCGCCTGGCCTGCCTGATCTCCGGCGGCGGCCGAACCGTATTGAACCTGCACGAGCAGATCGTCGCCGGCGGGTTGAACGCGGAGATCGTCTGCGTGCTGGCGTCCCGCCCCTGTGCCGGCGTGGGCCGCTGCGAGGAGGCCGGGCTGGCCGTGGAGGTCGTCGCCCCGCGGTCGTTCCCCGACGAAGCGGCCTACGGCGAGGCGGTCTGGAGCCGGATCGAGGCGAGCGGGGCGGACCTCGTCGTGCTGGCCGGGTTCCTGTCGCGGCTGCCGATCCCGAAGCGCTGGGACCTGCGGGTGCTCAACATTCACCCCTCGCTGCTGCCGGCGTTCGGCGGGGCGGGGATGTACGGCGACCGGGTGCACCGGGCGGCGCTGGCCCGGGGGGTGACGGTCAGCGGGTGCACCGTGCACCTGGTGACGGAGGAATACGACGCCGGGCCGATCGTGCTGCAAGCGGTCGTGCCGGTGGAGCCGGACGACGACGCCGACGCCCTCGCCGCCCGGGTCTTCGCCGCGGAATGCGAGGCCCTGCCGGAGGCGATCCGCCGGTGGGCGAGCGGGCGGTTGGCGGTAAGCGGGAACCGGGTGCGCCGCATGAGTTAG
- the accB gene encoding acetyl-CoA carboxylase biotin carboxyl carrier protein — protein MSDDAHDPADDAADDLENGSAQDAPTSFEGGPFDLPAVESLLAMMQRFDVSEIDLKGRDSEGHGQRWHVRRGGPAPVAVAAAPVAAPAPVAAPAAPAAEAAPAAPAGPAGRTINSPTVGTFYPSPSPDEPAFVSVGDEVKPDTIVCLVEAMKVFNQIPAEVSGTIAEVLVKPEDTVEYGTPLFRLA, from the coding sequence ATGAGTGACGACGCCCACGACCCCGCCGACGACGCCGCGGACGACCTCGAAAACGGCTCCGCCCAGGACGCCCCGACGTCGTTCGAGGGCGGCCCGTTCGATCTGCCGGCGGTCGAATCGCTGCTCGCGATGATGCAGCGGTTCGACGTCTCGGAGATCGACCTGAAGGGCCGGGATTCCGAAGGCCACGGCCAGCGCTGGCACGTCCGCCGCGGCGGGCCGGCTCCGGTCGCGGTCGCCGCCGCCCCCGTCGCCGCCCCGGCCCCCGTCGCGGCGCCGGCCGCCCCCGCGGCCGAGGCCGCCCCCGCGGCGCCGGCCGGCCCGGCCGGTCGCACGATCAATAGCCCCACCGTGGGCACGTTCTATCCCTCGCCCAGCCCGGACGAACCGGCATTCGTCTCCGTGGGCGACGAGGTGAAGCCGGACACCATCGTCTGCCTGGTCGAGGCGATGAAGGTGTTCAACCAGATCCCCGCGGAGGTGTCCGGCACCATCGCCGAGGTGCTCGTCAAGCCCGAGGACACGGTCGAGTACGGCACCCCGCTGTTCCGCCTCGCCTGA
- a CDS encoding glycine betaine ABC transporter substrate-binding protein codes for MGSKAFTESIVLGEMAAQLARDAGAVVTHDAALGGTSNAWKALLSEEIDLYPEYTGTLAQDILKRPDLKTLPELRAAVAPLGLKISEPLGFANGYALGMREDRAEELKIRTLSDLRKHPGLRLGFNFEFFQRDDGWDGLKRAYRLPQTSVTKLEHEAAYSGLKSGALDVIELYTTDAKLSRASIRQLEDDRGFFPDYSAVLIYRADLADRAPAALDAIRQLEGTLDEETMIALNARVDAEGLSEAVAAGELLAERYPSIRIPAAPSRFERIAARTWEHLGLVVTALGFGLLVAIPLGILAAKRPKAGSWVLGGAGLLQTVPSLALFVFLIPVLGLGFAPAAVALFLYSLLPVVRGTHAGLTGIPESIRESARALGLPPAVRLWRVELPLALGSIFAGIKTAAVICVGTATLGGFIAAGGYGEPIFTGLRRDDIGPVLEGAIPAAVMALLVQFGFDRLERQLSRRR; via the coding sequence GTGGGCTCGAAAGCGTTCACCGAGTCGATCGTGCTGGGCGAGATGGCCGCCCAACTGGCCCGTGACGCCGGGGCCGTCGTCACCCACGACGCGGCGCTCGGCGGCACCTCGAACGCTTGGAAGGCGCTGCTCAGCGAGGAGATCGACCTCTACCCGGAGTACACCGGCACCCTCGCCCAGGACATCCTCAAACGCCCGGACCTCAAAACGCTGCCCGAGCTGCGGGCCGCCGTCGCCCCGCTGGGGCTGAAGATCAGCGAACCGCTCGGCTTCGCCAACGGCTACGCCCTCGGTATGCGGGAGGACCGGGCCGAGGAACTGAAGATCCGCACCCTCTCGGACCTGCGAAAGCATCCCGGGCTGCGGCTGGGGTTCAACTTCGAGTTCTTCCAGCGGGACGACGGCTGGGACGGCCTGAAGCGCGCCTACCGCCTGCCGCAGACCTCCGTGACGAAGCTGGAGCACGAGGCCGCCTACAGCGGCCTGAAAAGCGGGGCCCTGGACGTGATCGAGCTGTATACGACCGACGCCAAGCTCAGCCGGGCCTCGATTCGGCAGTTGGAGGACGACCGCGGGTTCTTCCCCGACTACAGCGCCGTGCTGATCTACCGGGCGGACCTCGCCGACCGGGCCCCCGCGGCCCTGGACGCGATCCGGCAACTGGAGGGCACGCTGGACGAGGAGACGATGATCGCCCTGAACGCCCGGGTCGACGCCGAAGGCCTGTCGGAGGCCGTCGCCGCCGGTGAGTTGCTGGCGGAGCGGTATCCCTCCATCCGCATCCCCGCCGCCCCGAGCCGGTTCGAGCGCATCGCCGCCCGCACCTGGGAGCACCTGGGGCTGGTCGTCACGGCACTGGGTTTCGGGTTGCTGGTCGCCATTCCGCTGGGAATTCTCGCCGCGAAGCGCCCGAAGGCGGGGTCTTGGGTGTTGGGCGGGGCCGGCCTGCTGCAAACCGTGCCGAGCCTGGCGCTGTTCGTGTTCCTGATCCCCGTGCTGGGGCTGGGCTTCGCCCCGGCGGCGGTCGCGCTGTTCCTGTATTCGCTGCTCCCCGTGGTGCGGGGCACGCACGCCGGGCTGACGGGCATTCCGGAGTCGATCCGCGAAAGCGCCCGGGCCCTCGGGTTGCCGCCGGCGGTGCGGTTGTGGCGGGTGGAGCTCCCGCTGGCGCTGGGGTCCATCTTCGCCGGCATCAAGACCGCCGCGGTGATCTGCGTGGGCACCGCGACCCTGGGCGGGTTCATCGCCGCGGGCGGCTACGGCGAACCGATCTTCACCGGCCTCCGCCGTGACGACATCGGCCCGGTACTGGAAGGGGCGATCCCCGCCGCGGTAATGGCCCTGCTGGTGCAGTTCGGCTTCGACCGCCTCGAACGGCAACTCTCCCGCCGCCGTTAG